In Bubalus kerabau isolate K-KA32 ecotype Philippines breed swamp buffalo chromosome 4, PCC_UOA_SB_1v2, whole genome shotgun sequence, one DNA window encodes the following:
- the GNGT2 gene encoding guanine nucleotide-binding protein G(I)/G(S)/G(O) subunit gamma-T2, translating to MAQELSEKELLKMEVEQLKKEVKNPRALISKTGKEIKDYVEAEAGNDPLLKGIPEDKNPFKEKGGCMIS from the exons ATGGCCCAAGAGCTCAGCGAGAAGGAACTCTTAAAGATGGAGGTAGAGCAGCTGAAGAAGGAAGTGAAGAACCCAAGAGCTCTG ATTtccaaaacaggaaaggaaatcaAGGATTATGTGGAGGCTGAAGCAGGAAACGACCCTCTTCTTAAAGGCATCCCTGAGGACAAGAATCCCTTCAAGGAAAAAGGCGGTTGTATGATAAGCTGA